The Cyanobacteria bacterium GSL.Bin1 DNA window CAATTACTTGGTTTTATGCCCCCCATTTACGACCAAAACTAGTCAACCATACCCTGAGTCAAATTCGTGCCTTGGTTAGCTCACCTAATTGCGAAAAAGGATAAAAAATAAGGCTCTACTACTCAGTGAGCGAGAAACGGGACTTAAAGAAGTTTAAGCTAAATGTAGCCAAAACTCCCTTTATAAGCGGCAAATACGTCCCAATTTTTTTTTGAACCCACTTCAGAAAACGATAAGTAATAGCGGTTCTAAAGGCTTCTAAAGCCTCACTAAAGGTATTCAGAGGTTGGTCTGACCAAATCCGTCGAAATTCTCCAGTTAATTGATGCCAAATGACGGAAATCTCAGGACTCTGAGGAAACCTCAGAATCCGTGTCCTCATAAACATATAAGCACAAAAGGTCCGAGAAGACTTCGCTTGTCTGTGACTTGATACTCCCTGAGTTCTAGATTTCCCTTGGCTTCACGATAAAAAACTTCCGGTTTCATTTTATTGTTTAAGTCCCGATAGTAATACTGATACTGGAGCACCGCGCGGTATCCTCGACCCCCTTTCGTTTCAAGTCAGTCGGCGTAGAAGGAGAGTTCACGGTTGAAGAGGCTGATATTAGAGTTATTAATCTGTGCAGGAAATAGTTAGCACCTAGAGGCCGGCATATTGAACTGGCTGAGCCCAAAAATAACAACTAATACGTTCGGGGCATTTCTGAATTTTGTATAAATAAAATCACAAAAATTTAAACGATGAATACATCCAGTAACCTAATTAAGCCTAGCTTAAAATCAAAATCGACATTGCCAGATGCCAAAGCTCAGCTTCGCGTTTTATTCGTTAGTCATGCTTATGTCAATGGCCTCAACCAAGGAAAACTAGATGCGATCGCAGCTACTCAAAAAGCCGAGGTTGCCTTAGTTGTTCCTACAAATTGGAAAGCTAGTGGTTGGCAAAAAGTCTTACAATTAGAAACTCCTTATTCCAGTATTAAAGTATATCCAGCCAAAATTTGGTTGGCAGGGCGAGTGGGAGCTTTTCTGTATGCCCCTTGGACAATTTGGAAAGCGATTAAAGAGTTTCAGCCCGATATAGTTCACGTCGAACAAGAAGTCTTTTCCTTTTCTAGCTTGGAATTGGCATTAATTACCAAACTATTAAACATTCCCGTTGGATTCTTTGGTTGGGAAAACATTGATCGCCGGCTGCCTTTACCTCGGCGTTGGATTCGTCACTTAGTATTAAATATAGCTCAATTAATTGTCGCTGGCAATGAAGAAGGTGCAAAATTAGTCCGCCAATGGGGTTATCAAAGAACCTTAGCCGTCATGCCCCAACTTGGAGTAGACGCTGCCTTATTTGCCCCGAGAAAGCGCGATCGCGCAGCCAGATTTCGGATTGGCTATTTGGGTAGAATGCTCCATCAAAAAGGGATTGAGACTCTATTCAGCACTGTTCATTATCTCAATCAATGGGGCTACTCGATTGAACTCGTTCTTTGCGGCTCGGGAACCGATGAAGTCGCCTTAAAAAGGGAAGCAGAACGACAAGAAGTATCAAACTTAATCGACTGGCGTAAGAGCGTATCTCACGCCCAAGTTCCTGAAGTTTTGAATGAGTTTGATGTTTTGGTTTTACCCTCTAGAACTGGAGAAGTTTGGAAAGAACAGTTTGGTCACGTCTTAATTGAAGCAATGTGCATGGGAGTTCCTGTAATTGGCTCAACCTGTGGGGAAATTCCTAACGTAATCGCTCGTGATGATTTAGTTTTCCCCGAAGGCGACGCTTTAAGCTTGGCTAATATTATCCAAAGAATGATTCTTGAGCTTGACTGGTATGAAGAAGTCAGTCATTACGGACGCGATCGCGTCAAAAAACATTACACCCACGAACGGATTGCCCAAAGGTTAATTACTCTATGGCAGCAAGTTTTAGAGCAGTAATTAATCCAATCTGAATTATTAATTAATAGGCATATGCGAATTGGAATTCTACGTCCCATGCCCCAATTTTCTGCCAGCATGGATGTTTATACAAAAGGTTTGGTTAGCGGACTTAAAGCAATTCACTCGGACTGGGAGCTTATTGAACTGTCACCATTTTTATCTAACGGCAAAGGAAATCCAATTATAACAGGAGTTAAAAAATATTATGAGCGCTACTGGCGTTATCCTTACGAAATTAAAAAACAAAATATTGATGTTTTTCACATTATTGATCATAGTGATGGCCATTTACTGTACTGGTTAAAGCATTTACCCCAACCGAAAATTATTACTTGTCACGACTTAATTAATTTAACTCAGCCAGAAACTTTTACTGGTCGTTCTTTGCTACCTATTGTCAGTATGAAATCATGGAAATTTGCTGTGGCTGGAATGCAATATGCAGACCACATCGTCACCGTATCCTCCCATACAGCAAAAGATGTTACCCAACATCTTAATATCTCCTTAGAAAAGATAACTACTGTACCGAATGCTGTAGATGCTCAATTTAAACCTCTTGCACTACAGGAAATTAATTCTTTTCGACAACACAAAGGTCTTCTTGATCAAGACTTTTGCCTGCTCAATGTTGGCTCTAATAATGTTCGCAAAAATATTTCTACCATCCTCAAAGTAGTTGCCTCTTTAAAGAGACAAAACTTTCCTATTCACTTTTGGAAAGTAGGAGCAGATTTTAATACTGATCAAAAAAGATTTATTACCACACAAGGTTTAACAAATGACATTACTTACTTAGGTAAACCCAGCCCAAATGAGCTAATTAAAATTTATAATGCTGCCGATGTTCTAATTGCTCCATCACTTTATGAAGGATTTGGTTTAACGATTCTTGAAGCAATGGCTTGCGGGACACCAGTGATCAGTTCAAACGTGACTTCGCTGCCAGAAGTAGCTGGAGATGCAGCTGTACTAGTCAAGCCTACAGATTTAAATGCAATTGTTACAGCCATAATTCGCTTGCAAACTGAAACTTCTTATCGCCAGTCTCTCATTGATAAAGGATTAATACGAGCTAGCCAGTTTACTTGGCAGAAAACCGCTACTCAAGTTGCTCAGATATATCAAAAATTACTCACTTTAATGTGAATTTAATTTGTTGTTTTTAGATTTAGAAAAGGTAGAGTTATCTAAATGAGTTATCCAATATACAATACACTACGCTTGCCAGTAAGAGACTTAGTATTTTTAACTAAATACTTACTAAAAGAAAAATCATTTCAAACTAAAACTAAAGCCAAAGCTAAACCATTAGTTCTGTGCAATTCTTATCCTAAGAGTGGAACTCATCTGCTCTATCAGATACTCTATTCATTACCAGGACTGAAAGCTTGGGATGATATTGTTTCAGTACAATCACTCTGTGGAATGATGAATC harbors:
- a CDS encoding glycosyltransferase; translated protein: MRIGILRPMPQFSASMDVYTKGLVSGLKAIHSDWELIELSPFLSNGKGNPIITGVKKYYERYWRYPYEIKKQNIDVFHIIDHSDGHLLYWLKHLPQPKIITCHDLINLTQPETFTGRSLLPIVSMKSWKFAVAGMQYADHIVTVSSHTAKDVTQHLNISLEKITTVPNAVDAQFKPLALQEINSFRQHKGLLDQDFCLLNVGSNNVRKNISTILKVVASLKRQNFPIHFWKVGADFNTDQKRFITTQGLTNDITYLGKPSPNELIKIYNAADVLIAPSLYEGFGLTILEAMACGTPVISSNVTSLPEVAGDAAVLVKPTDLNAIVTAIIRLQTETSYRQSLIDKGLIRASQFTWQKTATQVAQIYQKLLTLM
- a CDS encoding glycosyltransferase — translated: MNTSSNLIKPSLKSKSTLPDAKAQLRVLFVSHAYVNGLNQGKLDAIAATQKAEVALVVPTNWKASGWQKVLQLETPYSSIKVYPAKIWLAGRVGAFLYAPWTIWKAIKEFQPDIVHVEQEVFSFSSLELALITKLLNIPVGFFGWENIDRRLPLPRRWIRHLVLNIAQLIVAGNEEGAKLVRQWGYQRTLAVMPQLGVDAALFAPRKRDRAARFRIGYLGRMLHQKGIETLFSTVHYLNQWGYSIELVLCGSGTDEVALKREAERQEVSNLIDWRKSVSHAQVPEVLNEFDVLVLPSRTGEVWKEQFGHVLIEAMCMGVPVIGSTCGEIPNVIARDDLVFPEGDALSLANIIQRMILELDWYEEVSHYGRDRVKKHYTHERIAQRLITLWQQVLEQ